In one Myotis daubentonii chromosome 1, mMyoDau2.1, whole genome shotgun sequence genomic region, the following are encoded:
- the RFX7 gene encoding DNA-binding protein RFX7 isoform X2 — protein sequence MSSSRAQQKHAFFWIRNTLEEHPETSLPKQEVYDEYKSYCDNLGYHPLSAADFGKIMKNVFPNMKARRLGTRGKSKYCYSGLRKKAFVHMPTLPNLDFHKTGDGLEAAEPSGQLQNIDEEVISSACRLVCEWAQKVLSQPFDTVLELARFLVKSHYIGTKSMAALTVMAAAPPGIKGITQPSAFIPTAESNSFQPQVKTLPSPIDAKQQLQRKIQKKQQEQKLQSPLPGESSAKKSEGTTTSGVTSLSNGNPAILSPQPIGIVVAAVPSPIPVQRTRQLVTSPSPMSSSDGKVLPLNVQVVTQHMQSVKQAPKTPQNVPASPGGDRSARNRYPQILPKPANTSALTIRSPTTVLFTSSPIKTAVVPTSHMSSLNVVKMTAISLTPSSSSAPLKHSASVNSATGTTEESKTFPQIKNGSVVSLQSPGSKTSCAGGTSAVEVKMEPEISSDEHPVQCQENADGTKAPKTTPSALSGQKSNSDGVVQKPSPEGVAEIKATKVCDQRTKCKSRCNEIPPGTSTGNNQSTITLSVATQNLTFTSTSSPSNGDSINKDPKLCTKSPRKRLSSALQESQVPPVKKPIVEQLSAVIIEGQKPGSVKKDQKVPHSGKAESSAAGAPIPSMVSINVNSHMMANPSLNSSTLITGDSALEQQTPSSSPDIKVKLEESIFLLDSDSKTDGSFNPNEWQQITKDSGFVSAACEQQQDISVMTIPEHSDINDLEKSVWELEGMPQDTYTPQLHSQLQESSLNQIQAQSSDQLPLQSELKEFEPSVSQTNESYFPFDDELTQDSIVEELVLMEQQMSMNNSHSYGNCLGMTLQNQSVTPGAPMSSHASNTHFYHPIHSNGTPIHTPTPTPTPTPTPTPTPTPTSEMIAGSQSLSRESPCSRLAQTTPVDSALGSSRHTPIGTPHSNCSSSVPPSPVECRNPFAFTPISSSMAYHDASIVSSSPVKPMQRPMATHPDKTKLEWMNNGYSGVGNSSVSGHGILPSYQELVEDRFRKPHAFAVPGQSYQSQSRHHDTHFGRLTPVSPVQHQGATANNTNKQEGFAVPAPLDNKGTNSSASNFRCRSVSPAVHRQRNLSGSTLYPVSNIPRSNVTPFGSPVTPEVHVFTNVHTDACANNIAQRSQSVPLTVMMQTAFPNALQKQTNSKKITSVLLSKLDSENDDAMRGLGMNNLPSNYTARMNLTQILETSTVFPSANPQNMIDSSTSVYEFQTPSYLTKSNSTDQISFSPGDNQAQSEIGEQQLDFNSTVKDLLSGDGLQTNQQLVGQVASDLTSTTSDFSSDIRLSSELSGSINDLNTLDPNLLFDPGRQQGQDDEATLEELKNDPLFQQICSESMSSMTSSGFEWIDSKDHPTVEMLG from the exons ATATTGCTACAGTGGACTAAGAAAAAAAGCTTTTGTTCATATGCCAACACTGCCCAATCTTGACTTTCACAAAACTGGAGATGGG ttgGAAGCTGCTGAACCTTCTGGGCAGCTTCAAAATATTGACGAGGAAGTCATTTCTTCTGCTTGCCGTCTTGTGTGCGAGTGGGCCCAGAAAGTGTTAAGCCAGCCATTTGACACAGTCTTGGAATTGGCCCGCTTCCTTGTAAAAAGTCATTATATTGGCACCAAGTCAATGGCAGCTCTAACTGTAATGGCTGCAGCACCACCAG gaATTAAAGGAATTACACAGCCTTCTGCTTTTATACCTACAGCTGAAAGTAATTCCTTTCAGCCTCAAGTGAAGACTTTGCCATCACCTATAGATGCTAAACAGCAATTGCAACGGAAAATTCAGAAGAAGCAGCAAGAACAGAAACTACAATCCCCTTTGCCAGGAGAATCCTCAGCAAAAAAATCGGAAGGCACGACAACCAGTGGAGTGACTAGTCTTTCCAATGGAAACCCTGCGATCCTCTCTCCTCAGCCTATTGGTATCGTTGTGGCAGCTGTCCCTAGTCCCATTCCG gTCCAAAGGACCAGGCAGTTGGTAACATCACCAAGTCCAATGAGCTCTTCTGATGGCAAAGTTCTTCCTCTCAATGTACAAGTGGTCACTCAGCACATGCAGTCTGTGAAACAGGCACCAAAGACTCCTCAGAATGTCCCAGCCAGTCCTGGTGGGGATCGTTCTGCCCGGAACCGCTACCCTCAGATCTTACCTAAACCAGCCAACACCAGTGCACTCACCATTCGCTCGCCAACTACTGTTCTCTTTACTAGCAGTCCCATCAAAACTGCTGTTGTACCCACTTCACACATGAGTTCTCTAAATGTGGTGAAAATGACAGCAATATCCCTCACACCCAGTAGTAGTAGTGCCCCTCTTAAACATTCTGCCTCAGTAAACAGTGCTACAGGAACAACAGAAGAATCAAAGACCTTTCCACAGATCAAGAATGGTTCTGTTGTTTCACTTCAGTCTCCTGGATCCAAGACCAGCTGTGCCGGGGGAACGTCTGCTGTGGAAGTCAAAATGGAACCGGAAATATCATCGGATGAGCATCCTGTACAGTGCCAAGAGAATGCTGATGGTACTAAAGCTCCTAAAACAACGCCTAGCGCCCTTTCGGGACAGAAAAGTAATTCAGATGGAGTAGTGCAAAAACCTTCACCTGAAGGTGTCGCCGAAATAAAAGCAACTAAGGTCTGTGACCAGAGGACCAAATGTAAGAGTCGCTGTAATGAAATTCCACCAGGCACTTCGACAGGCAATAATCAAAGCACTATCACTCTCTCAGTTGCCACTCAGAACTTAACATTCACCAGCACCAGCTCACCATCTAATGGTGACTCAATAAATAAAGACCCTAAATTATGCACTAAAAGTCCAAGAAAGCGACTGTCTTCTGCATTGCAAGAATCCCAGGTGCCTCCTGTAAAGAAACCAATTGTGGAACAGCTTTCTGCAGTTATCATAGAAGGTCAGAAACCAGGCAGTGTTAAGAAGGACCAAAAGGTTCCACATTCAGGGAAAGCAGAAAGCTCAGCAGCAGGTGCTCCGATTCCTAGCATGGTATCAATAAATGTCAACTCGCACATGATGGCAAACCCATCCTTGAATTCTTCTACCCTTATCACTGGTGATTCAGCTTTGGAACAGCAAACACCATCATCATCTCCAGATATAAAAGTAAAACTTGAAGAGAGTATCTTTCTCTTGGACAGTGATTCAAAAACAGATGGCAGCTTTAATCCAAACGAATGGCAACAGATCACTAAGGATTCTGGGTTTGTGTCTGCTGCCTGTGAACAACAGCAAGATATCAGTGTTATGACAATTCCTGAGCACTCTGATATCAATGACTTAGAGAAATCTGTCTGGGAACTAGAAGGAATGCCGCAGGACACATACACCCCGCAGCTACATAGCCAGCTACAGGAATCTTCTCTGAATCAAATACAAGCACAGTCTTCAGATCAGTTACCTCTACAGTCTGAACTGAAAGAGTTTGAGCCTTCTGTTTCCCAAACAAATGAAAGCTACTTTCCTTTTGATGATGAACTTACACAAGATAGCATTGTGGAGGAGCTGGTGCTTATGGAGCAGCAAATGTCAATGAACAATTCTCATTCTTACGGTAACTGTTTGGGAATGACCCTTCAGAATCAGTCGGTAACTCCAGGAGCTCCAATGTCATCTCACGCCTCCAACACCCACTTCTACCATCCAATCCATAGCAATGGCACTCCgatccacacccccacccccacccccactcctactCCAACCcctaccccaaccccaaccccaacctctGAAATGATTGCTGGATCTCAGAGTCTGTCACGGGAGAGCCCTTGTTCCAGGCTAGCCCAGACCACACCTGTGGATAGTGCTTTAGGAAGTAGCCGACATACACCCATCGGCACTCCACATTCTAACTGCAGCAGTAgtgtccctcccagccctgttGAATGCAGGAATCCATTTGCATTTACCCCTATAAGCTCCAGTATGGCATATCATGATGCCAGCATTGTCTCAAGTAGTCCTGTGAAACCGATGCAAAGACCCATGGCCACACACCCTGACAAAACCAAGCTTGAATGGATGAATAATGGGTATAGTGGGGTTGGTAATTCATCAGTTTCTGGCCACGGCATCCTCCCAAGCTATCAGGAGCTAGTGGAAGACCGTTTCAGGAAACCTCATGCTTTTGCTGTGCCTGGGCAGTCTTATCAGTCCCAATCCAGACATCATGACACTCATTTTGGTCGTTTGACTCCTGTCTCTCCTGTGCAGCATCAAGGTGCCACTGCAAATAACACCAACAAACAGGAGGGTTTCGCAGTCCCTGCTCCTCTCGATAATAAAGGAACTAATTCATCTGCCAGCAACTTCAGATGCCGGAGTGTGAGCCCTGCTGTTCATCGCCAACGTAATCTTAGTGGAAGCACCCTCTATCCAGTATCTAATATCCCCCGCTCTAATGTGACCCCCTTTGGAAGTCCCGTCACCCCAGAAGTTCATGTTTTCACAAATGTTCACACAGACGCATGTGCCAACAACATAGCTCAAAGAAGTCAGTCAGTTCCATTGACAGTCATGATGCAGACAGCCTTCCCGAACGCTCTTCAGAAGCAaacaaacagtaaaaaaataaccAGTGTTCTGTTGAGTAAACTGGATTCTGAAAATGATGATGCAATGAGAGGTTTGGGCATGAACAACCTGCCCTCCAATTACACAGCTCGGATGAATCTCACTCAGATTTTGGAAACTTCCACTGTTTTTCCTAGTGCCAATCCTCAGAATATGATCGATTCCAGCACTTCTGTCTATGAATTCCAAACACCATCTTACCTCACCAAAAGTAATAGCACCGATCAGATCAGTTTTTCTCCTGGAGATAATCAAGCACAATCAGAAATCGGAGAGCAACAGTTAGATTTCAACAGCACTGTTAAAGACCTGTTGAGTGGCGATGGCTTGCAAACCAACCAGCAGCTGGTAGGTCAGGTGGCCTCTGATCTCACGAGCACTACATCTGATTTCTCTAGTGATATCAGGTTGTCTTCTGAGCTCTCAGGCAGCATCAATGATTTAAACACGTTGGACCCAAATCTACTGTTCGATCCAGGTCGTCAGCAGGGACAAGATGATGAAGCTACACTGGAAGAATTAAAGAATGACCCATTATTTCAACAAATCTGCAGTGAATCCATGAGCTCTATGACTTCGTCAGGTTTTGAATGGATAGACAGCAAGGACCATCCTACTGTTGAAATGTTGGGTTAA